In one Arachis duranensis cultivar V14167 chromosome 9, aradu.V14167.gnm2.J7QH, whole genome shotgun sequence genomic region, the following are encoded:
- the LOC107464917 gene encoding probable pre-mRNA-splicing factor ATP-dependent RNA helicase DEAH5 → MAVENPQDSLKKLEYLSLVSKVCTEMESHTGNGDNVLAEFITELGRSSENVEEFDAKLKENGAELPDYFVRTLLTIIHAILPPKKGSGNSDVKGSKQDGGGSKGKFKALAIADDRDRVKELQKEIEAEAKEKHGGDRDREIHGEDGNRGRDRDRRDRRDRRDRYDKYDRDERHRDRNRDRDRDRDYDDYDDEKGDSRRRGRDRENDRGRDKDKDRYERRRRDGREEENGGYGEEDGGGDRKGRRDLRHSGGGEVELYKVYKGRVSRVMDTGCFVQLDDIRGKEGLVHVSQIATRRISNAKDVVKRDQEVYVKVISVSGQKLSLSMRDVDQHTGKDLLPLKKSDEDTFRMNPQDSKDGPVARTGLSGIRIVEEDDMGKSRRPLKRMSSPERWEAKQLIASGVLSVSEYPTYDEEGDGLMYQEEGAEEELEIELNEDEPAFLQGQSRYSMDMSPVKIFKNPEGSLGRAAALQSALIKERREVREQQQRTMLDSIPKDLNRPWEDPMPESGERHLAQELRGVGLSAYDMPEWKKDAYGKTITFGQRSKLSIQEQRQSLPIYKLKKELIQAVHDNQVLVVIGETGSGKTTQVTQYLAEAGYTTRGKIGCTQPRRVAAMSVAKRVAEEFGCRLGEEVGYAIRFEDCTGPDTVIKYMTDGMLLREILVDENLSQYSVIMLDEAHERTIHTDVLFGLLKKLVQRRPELRLIVTSATLDAEKFSGYFFNCNIFTIPGRTFPVEILYTKQPESDYLDAALITVLQIHLTEPEGDILLFLTGQEEIDFACQSLYERMKGLGKNVPELIILPVYSALPSEMQSRIFDPAPPGKRKVVVATNIAEASLTIDGIFYVIDPGFAKQNVYNPKQGLDSLVITPISQASAKQRAGRAGRTGPGKCYRLYTESAYRNEMSPTTIPEIQRINLGMTTLNMKAMGINDLLSFDFMDPPSPQALISAMEQLYSLGALDEEGLLTKLGRKMAEFPLDPPLSKMLLASVDLGCSDEILTIIAMIQTGNIFYRPREKQAQADQKRAKFFQPEGDHLTLLAVYEAWKAKNFSGPWCFENFVQSRSLRRAQDVRKQLLTIMDKYKLDVVSAGKNFTKIRKAITAGFFFHAARKDPQEGYRTLVENQPVYIHPSSALFQRQPDWVIYHELVMTTKEYMREVTVIDPKWLVELAPRFFKVSDPTKMSKRKRQERIEPLYDRYHEPNSWRLSKRRA, encoded by the exons ATGGCGGTGGAGAACCCACAAGATTCGTTGAAGAAGCTCGAGTACTTGTCTCTTGTTTCGAAGGTTTGCACCGAAATGGAGTCTCACACCGGAAACGGTGACAATGTACTCGCCGAGTTCATCACCGAGTTGGGTCGGTCTTCCGAGAACGTCGAAGAATTCGACGCAAAATTGAAGGAGAACGGTGCCGAATTGCCGGATTATTTTGTCCGTACACTTCTCACAATAATCCACGCTATTCTCCCTCCGAAGAAGGGTTCTGGGAACAGCGACGTCAAGGGTTCGAAGCAGGACGGTGGTGGTTCGAAGGGGAAGTTCAAGGCACTGGCTATTGCAGATGATAGGGATAGGGTTAAGGAGCTGCAGAAGGAGATTGAAGCTGAAGCCAAAGAGAAACATGGTGGTGATAGAGACAGAGAAATACACGGTGAAGATGGGAACAGAGGAAGAGACAGAGATAGAAGGGACAGAAGAGATAGAAGGGACAGGTATGATAAATATGATAGAGATGAAAGGCATAGAGATAggaatagagatagagatagagatagagattatgatgattatgatgatgaaaaaggggATTCTAGGAGAAGGGGAAGGGATAGAGAGAACGATAGGGGTAGGGATAAGGATAAGGATAGATATGAGAGGCGGAGGAGAGATGGGCGTGAAGAAGAAAATGGTGGTTATGGTGAAGAAGATGGTGGTGGTGACAGGAAAGGTAGGAGGGATCTGAGGCATAGTGGAGGGGGTGAAGTTGAATTGTACAAGGTTTATAAAGGGAGGGTTTCAAGGGTGATGGATACAGGGTGCTTTGTTCAGTTGGATGATATTAGAGGGAAGGAAGGATTGGTGCATGTGTCACAAATTGCAACTAGGAGGATTAGTAATGCAAAGGATGTGGTGAAGCGGGATCAGGAGGTTTATGTGAAGGTTATATCTGTTTCTGGTCAGAAGTTGAGTCTTTCGATGAGGGATGTTGATCAGCATACCGGAAAAGATCTTCTTCCGTTGAAGAAAAGCGATGAGGACACGTTTCGGATGAATCCACAGGATTCGAAGGATGGGCCAGTTGCGAGGACGGGTCTATCGGGTATCAGAATTGTGGAGGAGGATGATATGGGGAAATCGCGGAggcctctgaagaggatgagctCTCCTGAGAGGTGGGAGGCAAAACAGTTGATTGCTTCGGGTGTTTTGAGTGTTTCAGAGTACCCAACTTATGATGAGGAGGGAGATGGGTTGATGTACCAGGAGGAAGGTGCTGAAGAAGAGCTTGAGATCGAGTTGAATGAGGATGAACCTGCATTTTTGCAAGGGCAGAGCAGGTATTCAATGGATATGTCTCCTgtcaagattttcaaaaatccagAAGGTTCTCTTGGTCGTGCTGCTGCACTGCAGTCTGCACTTATAAAGGAGCGTAGAGAAGTACGAGAACAGCAGCAACGCACCATGCTTGATTCTATTCCAAAGGATCTCAATCGTCCTTGGGAAGACCCTATGCCCGAATCTGGTGAAAGACATCTTGCCCAGGAGCTTAGAGGAGTTGGTTTGTCAGCCTATGATATGCCAGAATGGAAGAAGGATGCCTATGGAAAGACCATTACTTTTGGGCAAAGGTCAAAGCTTTCTATTCAAGAACAGAGGCAGAGTCTCCCTATTTACAAGttgaaaaaagaattgattCAGGCTGTCCATGATAATCAGGTGTTGGTGGTAATTGGTGAAACGGGTTCAGGTAAAACTACTCAGGTAACACAGTATCTTGCTGAAGCAGGTTACACGACAAGAGGTAAAATTGGATGCACTCAACCTCGTAGGGTGGCTGCAATGTCAGTTGCAAAGAGAGTTGCAGAAGAGTTTGGATGTCGATTGGGAGAGGAAGTTGGTTATGCCATTCGGTTTGAAGATTGTACGGGACCAGATACTGTAATCAAGTACATGACCGACGGTATGCTTCTTAGGGAAATACTGGTTGATGAGAACCTGTCACAGTATTCTGTCATAATGCTTGATGAAGCTCACGAAAGGACCATTCATACTGATGTTCTTTTTGGACTGCTTAAGAAGCTAGTGCAGCGTAGGCCTGAGTTGCGATTGATTGTCACGTCTGCCACTCTGGATGCAGAGAAGTTCTCAGGATATTTCTTTAATTGTAACATCTTTACAATACCTGGGAGAACGTTTCCTGTGGAGATTCTTTATACTAAGCAGCCAGAAAGTGATTATTTGGATGCAGCTTTGATCACTGTCCTACAGATCCACCTGACAGAACCTGAAGGAGACATTCTTCTCTTCTTGACTGGTCAAGAGGAGATTGATTTTGCTTGTCAATCTCTCTATGAAAGAATGAAGGGTTTAGGTAAGAATGTTCCAGAACTGATAATATTACCTGTTTATAGTGCCCTTCCTAGTGAAATGCAGTCTAGGATATTCGACCCTGCTCCTCCTGGTAAAAGGAAAGTGGTTGTGGCAACTAATATTGCTGAGGCTTCTTTGACTATTGATGGGatattttatgttattgatCCTGGGTTTGCAAAGCAAAATGTTTATAACCCAAAGCAAGGACTTGATTCGTTGGTGATAACTCCAATTTCACAAGCTTCAGCCAAACAAAGAGCTGGACGTGCAGGGCGTACTGGACCTGGAAAGTGCTATCGCCTATATACCGAGAGCGCATATAGGAACGAGATGTCTCCTACTACAATTCCTGAGATTCAAAGGATAAATCTTGGGATGACTACTCTCAACATGAAAGCTATGGGAATAAATGATCTTCTGTCCTTTGATTTTATGGATCCACCATCACCCCAAGCTCTTATTTCAGCCATGGAACAGCTTTACAGTCTCGGAGCATTGGATGAAGAGGGCCTTTTAACCAAACTGGGGAGGAAAATGGCAGAATTTCCCCTGGATCCGCCATTGTCCAAGATGTTACTTGCCAGTGTGGACCTTGGATGCAGTGATGAGATTTTGACGATAATTGCCATGATTCAGACTGGCAATATTTTTTACAGGCCTAGGGAAAAGCAAGCCCAAGCAGATCAGAAGAGGGCAAAGTTTTTCCAGCCTGAAGGTGACCATCTCACACTGCTTGCTGTTTATGAGGCTTGGAAAGCTAAGAATTTTTCAGGACCATGGTGTTTTGAGAACTTTGTCCAATCTCGATCATTGAGGAGAGCACAGGATGTCAGGAAACAGCTTCTTACCATCATGGATAA GTATAAATTGGATGTTGTAAGTGCTGGAAAAAATTTTACCAAGATCAGAAAGGCAATCACCGCAGGATTCTTTTTCCATGCAGCAAGGAAGGATCCCCAGGAAGGCTACAGAACCCTAGTTGAGAACCAGCCTGTATATATCCATCCAAGTTCAGCTTTGTTCCAGAGACAACCCGACTGGGTCATCTACCATGAACTTGTTATGACAACCAAGGAATATATGCGTGAGGTCACAGTGATAGATCCTAAATGGCTTGTTGAATTGGCACCAAGATTCTTCAAAGTATCAGATCCTACAAAGATGAGCAAGCGAAAGCGTCAAGAGCGTATTGAACCACTCTATGACAGATACCATGAGCCAAATTCATGGCGTTTGAGTAAACGCCGTGCTTGA